One stretch of Saccharopolyspora erythraea DNA includes these proteins:
- a CDS encoding DUF305 domain-containing protein produces the protein MQLGATARRLGTGAAAVFAVVLAAGLLGACSTPEPPQAPVVLPGAPGDEPKVATGEEVQGLGRSAPPGEAEATYVAMMIPHHEQALEMTALAPERAQHPQVRALAERIGGAQKPEIDMMRGWQASHGAQEHAGHGGQPGQAGHGGHVGGPETGHAAMPGMATPAQLAELAAARGDDFDRLFLRLMTAHHEGAVTMATDLLTRGLDEQVHAMAQDVLVTQSDEIATMRALSAEVG, from the coding sequence ATGCAGCTCGGCGCAACCGCGAGGAGGCTCGGCACCGGGGCGGCGGCGGTGTTCGCGGTGGTTCTCGCAGCGGGGCTGCTCGGCGCGTGCTCGACCCCGGAACCGCCGCAGGCACCGGTGGTGCTGCCGGGCGCGCCCGGCGACGAGCCGAAGGTCGCGACCGGCGAGGAGGTCCAGGGGCTCGGCCGGTCGGCTCCTCCTGGCGAGGCCGAGGCGACCTACGTCGCGATGATGATCCCGCACCACGAGCAGGCGCTGGAGATGACGGCCCTCGCCCCGGAGCGGGCGCAGCACCCGCAGGTGCGGGCGCTGGCCGAACGCATCGGGGGAGCGCAGAAGCCCGAGATCGACATGATGCGCGGCTGGCAGGCGAGCCACGGAGCCCAGGAGCACGCCGGACACGGCGGGCAGCCCGGCCAGGCCGGGCACGGCGGTCACGTCGGCGGCCCGGAGACCGGGCACGCCGCGATGCCGGGCATGGCAACGCCCGCGCAGCTCGCCGAGCTGGCCGCCGCGCGCGGCGACGACTTCGACCGGCTCTTCCTGCGGCTGATGACCGCCCACCACGAGGGCGCGGTCACCATGGCGACCGACCTGCTCACCCGGGGCCTCGACGAACAGGTCCACGCGATGGCCCAGGACGTGCTGGTCACCCAGTCCGACGAGATCGCCACCATGCGCGCCCTGTCCGCCGAGGTCGGCTGA
- a CDS encoding GntR family transcriptional regulator, giving the protein MRISVDSASDVAPYEQVREAIAEQINSGALAVGAKLPTVRALAADLGIAANTAARAYRELEQAGLLETRGRAGTFVSGSGDQAAARAAEAAATYAEVTHALGIQREQALAIVRAALRA; this is encoded by the coding sequence ATGCGGATCAGCGTTGACAGCGCCTCGGACGTCGCGCCCTACGAGCAGGTGCGGGAGGCCATCGCGGAGCAGATCAACAGCGGCGCGCTGGCGGTGGGAGCGAAGCTGCCGACGGTCCGCGCGCTGGCGGCCGATTTGGGCATCGCGGCGAACACCGCGGCCCGGGCCTACCGCGAGCTGGAGCAGGCCGGACTGCTGGAGACCCGCGGCCGGGCAGGGACCTTCGTCAGCGGCTCGGGCGACCAGGCGGCCGCCCGGGCCGCCGAAGCGGCGGCGACCTACGCCGAGGTCACCCACGCCCTCGGCATCCAGCGCGAGCAGGCGCTGGCGATCGTGCGAGCGGCGCTGCGCGCGTAG
- a CDS encoding methylmalonyl-CoA mutase family protein translates to MVAHSTTSDGPELPLAAEFPEPAQQQWRQQVEKVLLRSGLVSEGRPVPEPVEDVLASATYDGITVHPLYTEAPASSGLPGLAPYVRGSRAQGCVSEGWDVRQHHAHPDASETNREILADLYNGTTSLWLELGPTGLAVDSLADALEGVHLDMIGVVLDAGDEAAEAASALLELAREQGVRPSALRGNLGADPLSAWARTGQERDLGLAAEVAAHCSSHPGLRAVTVDGLPYHDAGGSDAEELGCSIAAGVTYLRVLAGELGAETASGLLEFRYAATADQFLTIAKLRAARRLWERVTREIGVAERAQLQHSVTSSAMLTRRDPWVNMLRTTIATFAAGVGGARSVTVRPFDAAIGLPDSFSRRIARNTQSLLLEESHLAQVIDPAGGSWYVETLTDELARKAWEWFQRIEAEGGLPAALRSGLVADRLAETWQRRRDAIAHRTDPITGVTEFPNLEEPALRRDRAPEPLSGGLPRHRYAEDFERLRDASDAHLAETGSRPAVFLATLGSLAEHNARASFASNLFGAGGLETPDAGPTESAEDVVKAFAGSGTSVACLCSGDRIYGERAEETARALREAGADQVLLAGSLEVPGVDGRVFAGCNALEVLQDVHRRLGVQQ, encoded by the coding sequence ATGGTGGCGCACTCGACGACGAGCGACGGGCCGGAGCTGCCCCTGGCGGCCGAGTTCCCCGAGCCCGCCCAGCAGCAGTGGCGGCAACAGGTGGAGAAGGTCCTGCTCAGGTCGGGCCTGGTGTCCGAGGGCCGGCCCGTGCCGGAGCCGGTCGAGGACGTGCTCGCCAGCGCCACCTACGACGGCATCACCGTGCACCCGCTCTACACCGAGGCCCCCGCCTCCAGCGGTCTACCCGGCCTGGCGCCCTACGTGCGCGGCAGCCGGGCGCAGGGCTGTGTCAGCGAGGGGTGGGACGTCCGGCAGCACCACGCGCACCCCGACGCCTCGGAGACCAACCGCGAGATCCTGGCCGACCTCTACAACGGCACGACCTCGCTGTGGCTGGAGCTCGGGCCGACCGGGCTGGCGGTGGACTCGCTCGCCGACGCCCTCGAAGGCGTCCACCTGGACATGATCGGCGTCGTCCTCGACGCGGGCGACGAGGCGGCGGAGGCGGCGTCGGCGTTGCTGGAGCTCGCGCGTGAGCAGGGGGTGCGGCCCAGCGCCCTGCGCGGCAACCTCGGCGCCGACCCGCTGAGCGCCTGGGCGCGCACAGGGCAAGAACGCGATCTGGGCCTCGCCGCCGAGGTGGCCGCGCACTGCTCGTCGCACCCGGGCCTGCGTGCCGTGACCGTCGACGGCCTGCCGTACCACGACGCGGGCGGCTCGGACGCCGAGGAGCTCGGCTGCTCGATCGCCGCGGGCGTCACCTACCTGCGGGTGCTGGCCGGTGAGCTGGGTGCCGAGACCGCGAGCGGGCTGCTGGAGTTCCGCTACGCCGCCACCGCCGACCAGTTCCTGACCATCGCCAAGCTGCGCGCGGCCCGCAGGCTGTGGGAGCGGGTGACGCGGGAGATCGGCGTCGCCGAGCGCGCGCAGCTCCAGCACTCGGTCACCTCCTCGGCGATGCTGACGCGCCGCGACCCGTGGGTGAACATGCTGCGCACCACGATCGCCACGTTCGCCGCGGGCGTGGGCGGCGCGCGGTCGGTCACCGTGCGGCCGTTCGACGCCGCGATCGGGCTGCCGGACTCCTTCTCCCGGCGCATCGCCCGCAACACCCAGTCGCTGCTGCTGGAGGAGTCGCACCTGGCGCAGGTGATCGACCCGGCGGGCGGTTCCTGGTACGTCGAGACGCTGACCGACGAACTGGCGCGCAAGGCGTGGGAGTGGTTCCAGCGCATCGAGGCCGAGGGCGGGCTGCCCGCCGCGCTGCGCTCGGGTCTGGTGGCCGACCGGCTCGCCGAGACCTGGCAGCGGCGCCGGGACGCCATCGCCCACCGCACCGACCCGATCACCGGCGTCACCGAGTTCCCCAACCTCGAAGAACCCGCGCTGCGACGCGACCGCGCGCCGGAGCCGCTGTCGGGCGGTCTGCCCCGGCACCGCTACGCCGAGGACTTCGAGCGGCTGCGCGACGCCTCCGACGCCCACCTCGCCGAAACCGGTTCCCGGCCGGCGGTTTTCCTCGCCACGCTCGGTTCGCTCGCCGAGCACAACGCCCGCGCGTCGTTCGCCAGCAACCTCTTCGGCGCGGGCGGGCTGGAAACCCCGGACGCCGGGCCCACGGAGTCCGCAGAGGACGTGGTGAAGGCTTTCGCGGGCTCGGGCACGTCGGTGGCCTGCCTGTGCTCGGGTGACCGGATCTACGGTGAGCGCGCGGAGGAAACCGCGCGTGCGCTCCGGGAAGCCGGGGCCGACCAGGTGCTGCTGGCCGGCTCGCTCGAGGTGCCCGGAGTCGACGGCCGGGTGTTCGCCGGGTGCAACGCCCTCGAAGTCTTGCAGGACGTCCACCGCAGGTTGGGAGTGCAGCAGTGA
- a CDS encoding PucR family transcriptional regulator encodes MTKPSEQPSVPLHAVTGDAALAVEVVAETLRPGALELPVRWAHVSELQDPAPYLLGEELLLTAGVNLPSEQQQVDRYVQRLLAAGVSALGFGVTPPMHEALPDPLREACVRHGLPLLVIPPRTPFLAISRAVAVAISDAAQRERSRVAEAREALTRSAAEGLGALVAELARRLRCWVALVGADDAPVATSPPRTPLPPELAPLLARLRAGSGVRSATGELADGSFAVAQPVYPQATASQLLVVGRRQRFDATERAVIAVGAALLGLTGRAGADNAALGSAVTALLLDRPAADVLAGLLEKGRYRVVAGVPRGRRRNGGVSAFDWLSSRLGNPLVRLDDDGGFTAVVATAPSDEVLEEMRSQGWLAVVSSARPADRLGETAAEVDALAQRARALDRPVRADDSAGLGLSAAVAPEAAAGFAERALAPLRAIDRTRSGDKLADTLQCWLAHHGSWDRTAAALGVHRNSVRHRIGQVERALEADLSDPQVRMELWFALRWSR; translated from the coding sequence ATGACCAAGCCGTCCGAGCAACCCTCCGTGCCGCTGCACGCGGTCACCGGCGACGCCGCGCTGGCCGTGGAGGTGGTGGCCGAGACGCTGCGGCCCGGCGCGCTGGAGCTGCCCGTGCGCTGGGCGCACGTCAGCGAGCTGCAGGACCCCGCGCCGTACCTGCTCGGCGAGGAGCTGCTGCTCACCGCCGGGGTGAACCTGCCGTCCGAGCAGCAGCAGGTCGACCGCTACGTGCAGCGGCTGCTCGCGGCGGGGGTGAGCGCGCTCGGCTTCGGCGTCACGCCGCCGATGCACGAGGCCCTGCCGGACCCGCTGCGCGAGGCGTGCGTGCGGCACGGGCTGCCGCTGCTGGTGATCCCGCCGCGGACCCCGTTCCTGGCGATCAGCCGCGCGGTCGCCGTCGCGATCAGCGATGCCGCCCAGCGGGAACGCAGCCGGGTCGCCGAGGCCAGGGAGGCGCTGACCCGGTCGGCGGCCGAGGGGCTGGGTGCGCTGGTGGCCGAGCTGGCGCGCAGGCTCCGCTGCTGGGTGGCGCTGGTGGGCGCCGACGACGCGCCCGTCGCCACGTCTCCCCCGCGCACGCCGCTGCCGCCAGAGCTGGCTCCGCTGCTCGCGCGGCTGCGGGCGGGCTCGGGGGTGCGCAGCGCGACCGGCGAGCTGGCCGACGGCTCCTTCGCCGTCGCGCAGCCGGTGTACCCGCAGGCCACCGCCTCGCAGCTGCTCGTGGTCGGGCGCAGGCAGCGGTTCGACGCCACCGAGCGCGCCGTCATCGCGGTGGGCGCGGCGCTGCTGGGCCTGACCGGTCGCGCGGGCGCCGACAACGCGGCGCTCGGGTCGGCGGTCACCGCGCTGCTGCTCGACCGGCCGGCCGCAGACGTGCTGGCCGGCCTGCTGGAGAAGGGCCGGTACCGGGTCGTCGCGGGCGTGCCGAGGGGGCGCCGCCGCAACGGCGGGGTCTCGGCCTTCGACTGGCTGAGCAGCCGGCTCGGCAACCCGCTGGTCAGGCTCGACGACGACGGCGGCTTCACCGCTGTCGTGGCGACCGCGCCGAGCGACGAGGTGCTGGAGGAGATGCGTTCCCAGGGCTGGCTCGCGGTGGTCAGCTCCGCCCGGCCCGCCGACCGCCTGGGTGAGACCGCGGCCGAGGTCGACGCGCTCGCGCAGCGGGCGCGGGCGCTGGACCGCCCGGTGCGCGCCGACGACAGCGCCGGACTCGGCCTTTCCGCCGCCGTCGCACCGGAGGCCGCCGCGGGCTTCGCCGAGCGGGCCCTGGCGCCGCTGCGCGCGATCGACCGGACGCGCTCCGGGGACAAGCTCGCCGACACGCTGCAGTGCTGGCTGGCCCACCACGGCAGCTGGGACCGGACCGCCGCCGCGCTCGGCGTGCACCGCAACAGCGTGCGCCACCGCATCGGGCAGGTCGAGCGCGCGCTGGAGGCCGACCTCTCCGACCCGCAGGTCCGGATGGAGCTGTGGTTCGCGCTGCGCTGGTCGCGCTGA
- a CDS encoding sodium:solute symporter codes for MVADYLVIALYIAGMVGVGWYGMRLARTKSDYLVAGRRLGWFMYSGTMSAIVLGGASTIGGVGLGYTHGISGAWLVLTIGLGILLLHALFARRLVKLRVYTVSEMLDLRYGGSSTVIAGVVMWGYTLMLTVTSTLSFATIFNVLFQLPSALGIAVGGSIVVLYSVLGGMWSITLTDIAQFVIKTIGIMFLLLPVAVTAAGGFGEMSSRLDPSFFRLDSIGGATILTYVLTYGFGLLIGQDIWQRVFTARSPKVATGGGILSGVYCLAYGFTGALIGTAARVLYPNLGDADDAFATVVEQLLPSGVRGLVLAAALSALMSTSSGALIACSAVSTTDILAKLRRRPAEGSDVSASRLTTLVLGIVAIGIAMLVDDVVNALTVAYNVLVGGLLVAILGGLVWKRGTRVGAVASMVVGSVVVIASMVVFGLSANEPIYYGLGAALVSYVVVSLLTPPTDPAVLRAWTRRLAGAPAAVEPAEASAGRAEPAEQTGADK; via the coding sequence ATGGTCGCCGACTACTTGGTGATCGCGCTCTACATCGCCGGGATGGTCGGTGTGGGCTGGTACGGCATGCGGCTGGCCAGGACCAAGAGCGACTACCTGGTCGCAGGCCGCCGCCTCGGCTGGTTCATGTACTCCGGGACGATGTCGGCCATCGTGCTCGGCGGCGCCTCCACCATCGGCGGCGTCGGGCTCGGCTACACCCACGGCATCTCCGGCGCCTGGCTGGTGCTCACCATCGGCCTGGGCATCCTGCTGCTGCACGCGCTGTTCGCGCGCAGGCTGGTCAAGCTGCGCGTCTACACCGTCTCGGAGATGCTCGATCTGCGCTACGGCGGCTCCTCGACGGTGATCGCCGGGGTGGTGATGTGGGGCTACACCCTGATGCTCACGGTGACCTCCACGCTGTCGTTCGCCACCATCTTCAACGTCCTGTTCCAGCTCCCGAGCGCGCTGGGCATCGCCGTGGGCGGCTCGATCGTGGTGCTGTACTCGGTGCTGGGCGGCATGTGGTCGATCACGCTGACCGACATCGCGCAGTTCGTGATCAAGACCATCGGCATCATGTTCCTGCTGCTGCCGGTCGCGGTGACCGCGGCGGGCGGGTTCGGCGAGATGAGCAGCAGGCTCGACCCGAGCTTCTTCCGGCTCGACAGCATCGGCGGCGCGACGATCCTGACCTACGTGCTCACCTACGGCTTCGGCCTGCTCATCGGGCAGGACATCTGGCAGCGGGTGTTCACCGCGCGCAGCCCGAAGGTGGCCACCGGCGGCGGCATCCTCTCCGGCGTCTACTGCCTGGCCTACGGCTTCACCGGTGCGCTGATCGGCACCGCCGCGCGCGTCCTCTACCCGAACCTGGGAGACGCCGACGACGCCTTCGCCACCGTCGTCGAGCAGTTGCTGCCCTCCGGTGTGCGCGGGCTGGTGCTCGCCGCCGCGCTCTCGGCTCTGATGTCGACCTCCAGCGGCGCGCTCATCGCCTGCTCGGCGGTCAGCACCACCGACATCCTGGCCAAGCTGCGCCGCAGGCCCGCCGAGGGCTCCGACGTCAGCGCCAGCAGGCTGACGACGCTGGTGCTGGGCATCGTCGCGATCGGCATCGCGATGCTGGTCGACGACGTGGTCAACGCGCTCACCGTCGCCTACAACGTGCTGGTCGGCGGGCTGCTGGTGGCGATCCTCGGCGGGCTGGTGTGGAAGCGCGGCACCCGCGTGGGCGCGGTCGCCTCGATGGTCGTCGGCTCGGTGGTGGTGATCGCGTCGATGGTCGTCTTCGGCCTGTCGGCCAACGAACCGATCTACTACGGTCTCGGCGCCGCGCTGGTCAGCTACGTCGTGGTCAGCCTGCTGACGCCACCGACGGACCCGGCGGTGCTGCGGGCCTGGACCCGGCGGCTCGCCGGGGCGCCGGCCGCCGTCGAGC
- the scpA gene encoding methylmalonyl-CoA mutase, with protein MTAHEHEPIPSFAGVELGEPAPASAGRWNDALLAETGKEADALVWEAPEGIGVKPLYTEADTRGLDFLRTYPGIAPFLRGPYPTMYVNQPWTVRQYAGFSTAEQSNAFYRRNLAAGQKGLSVAFDLATHRGYDSDHPRVGGDVGMAGVAIDSIYDMRQLFDGIPLDKMSVSMTMNGAVLPVMALYIVAAEEQGVEPEKLAGTIQNDILKEFMVRNTYIYPPQPSMRIISDIFAYASRRMPKFNSISISGYHIQEAGATADLELAYTLADGVEYLRAGRQAGLDIDSFAPRLSFFWGIGMNFAMEVAKLRAARLLWAKLVKRFEPDNPKSLSLRTHSQTSGWSLTAQDVYNNVVRTCVEAMAATQGHTQSLHTNALDEALALPTDFSARIARNTQLLLQQESGTTRVIDPWGGSHYVERLTQDLAERAWAHITEVEDAGGMAQAIDAGIPKMRIEEAAARTQARIDSGRQPLIGVNKYRYDGDEQIEVLKVDNAGVRAQQLEKLRRLREERDSEACETALRRLTGAAEAALEDNRPDDLAHNLLTLAVDAARHKATVGEISDALEKVFGRHSGQIRTISGVYREESGTSESLERARRKVEDFDEAEGRRPRILVAKMGQDGHDRGQKVIATAFADIGFDVDVGPLFQTPAEVARQAVESDVHVVGVSSLAAGHLTLVPALRDELSELGRDDIMIVVGGVIPPADFDALRQGGASAIFPPGTVIADAALGLLDQLRAVLDHPAPAEPGETSSAG; from the coding sequence GTGACCGCCCACGAGCACGAACCGATCCCCAGCTTCGCCGGCGTGGAGCTGGGCGAGCCCGCCCCCGCGTCGGCCGGGCGGTGGAACGACGCGCTGCTGGCCGAGACGGGCAAGGAGGCTGACGCGCTGGTGTGGGAGGCGCCGGAGGGCATCGGCGTCAAGCCGCTCTACACCGAGGCCGACACCCGCGGGCTGGACTTCCTGCGCACCTACCCGGGAATCGCGCCGTTCCTGCGCGGCCCGTACCCGACGATGTATGTCAACCAGCCGTGGACGGTGCGCCAGTACGCGGGCTTTTCCACCGCCGAGCAGTCCAACGCCTTCTACCGCCGCAACCTCGCCGCAGGCCAGAAGGGCCTGTCGGTGGCCTTCGACCTGGCCACCCACCGCGGCTACGACTCCGACCACCCCCGCGTCGGCGGTGACGTCGGCATGGCCGGCGTGGCGATCGACTCCATCTACGACATGCGCCAGCTCTTCGACGGCATCCCGCTGGACAAGATGAGCGTGTCCATGACGATGAACGGCGCCGTGCTGCCGGTGATGGCGCTCTACATCGTCGCCGCCGAAGAACAAGGCGTCGAACCGGAAAAGCTCGCCGGGACCATCCAGAACGACATCCTCAAGGAGTTCATGGTCCGCAACACCTACATCTACCCGCCGCAGCCGTCGATGCGGATCATCTCCGACATCTTCGCCTACGCCTCGCGGCGGATGCCGAAGTTCAACTCGATCTCCATCTCCGGCTACCACATCCAGGAAGCCGGAGCCACCGCCGACCTCGAACTCGCCTACACCCTGGCCGACGGCGTGGAATACCTGCGCGCCGGACGCCAAGCGGGCCTGGACATCGACTCCTTCGCCCCCCGGTTGTCGTTCTTCTGGGGCATCGGGATGAACTTCGCGATGGAGGTCGCCAAACTCCGCGCCGCCCGGCTGCTGTGGGCCAAGCTGGTCAAACGCTTCGAGCCGGACAACCCGAAGTCGCTGTCGCTGCGCACCCACTCACAGACCTCCGGCTGGTCGCTGACCGCCCAGGACGTCTACAACAACGTCGTGCGCACCTGCGTGGAAGCCATGGCCGCCACCCAGGGCCACACCCAGTCACTGCACACCAACGCCCTCGACGAAGCACTCGCCCTGCCGACCGACTTCTCCGCGCGCATCGCCCGCAACACCCAGCTCCTGCTCCAGCAGGAATCCGGTACCACCCGCGTCATCGACCCCTGGGGCGGCTCGCACTACGTCGAACGCCTCACCCAGGACCTCGCCGAACGCGCCTGGGCCCACATCACCGAAGTCGAAGACGCCGGCGGCATGGCCCAGGCCATCGACGCCGGTATCCCGAAGATGCGCATCGAGGAGGCCGCAGCGCGCACCCAGGCGCGCATCGACTCCGGCCGCCAGCCCCTCATCGGCGTCAACAAGTACCGCTACGACGGCGACGAACAGATCGAGGTCCTCAAGGTCGACAACGCCGGCGTGCGAGCCCAGCAGCTCGAGAAACTGCGGCGGCTGCGCGAGGAACGCGACTCCGAAGCGTGCGAGACCGCGCTGCGCAGGCTCACCGGCGCCGCCGAAGCCGCCCTCGAGGACAACCGGCCCGACGACCTCGCCCACAACCTGCTCACGCTGGCCGTGGACGCCGCCCGGCACAAAGCCACCGTCGGCGAGATCTCCGACGCCCTGGAAAAGGTCTTCGGCCGCCACTCCGGCCAGATCCGTACGATCTCCGGCGTGTACCGGGAGGAATCGGGGACCTCGGAATCGCTGGAACGCGCCCGCCGCAAGGTCGAGGACTTCGACGAAGCCGAAGGCCGCCGGCCCCGCATCCTGGTCGCCAAGATGGGCCAGGACGGCCACGACCGCGGCCAAAAAGTCATCGCCACCGCCTTCGCCGACATCGGCTTCGACGTCGACGTCGGCCCGCTGTTCCAGACCCCCGCCGAAGTCGCCCGCCAAGCAGTCGAATCCGACGTACACGTCGTCGGCGTGTCCTCACTGGCCGCAGGACACCTGACGCTGGTGCCCGCGCTGCGCGACGAGCTGTCCGAACTCGGCCGCGACGACATCATGATCGTCGTCGGCGGCGTCATCCCACCCGCCGACTTCGACGCCCTGCGCCAAGGCGGCGCCAGCGCGATCTTCCCACCCGGAACCGTGATCGCCGACGCCGCGCTCGGACTGCTCGACCAGCTCCGGGCGGTGCTCGACCACCCCGCGCCCGCCGAGCCGGGCGAGACGTCGAGCGCGGGCTGA
- a CDS encoding TetR family transcriptional regulator C-terminal domain-containing protein, whose translation MTSKYSPIIEEAVTEQVRAVDPDADAEQEAGILTSLVRGLIGSVLIGERTPQQAVELVDRQLDRVFGDEGRRRR comes from the coding sequence ATGACCTCCAAGTACTCACCGATCATCGAGGAGGCGGTCACCGAGCAGGTGCGCGCGGTCGATCCGGACGCCGATGCCGAGCAGGAGGCGGGAATCCTCACCTCGCTCGTGCGCGGCCTCATCGGCAGCGTGCTCATCGGTGAGCGGACACCGCAGCAGGCCGTGGAGCTGGTGGACCGGCAGCTGGACCGCGTCTTCGGCGACGAGGGCCGCCGGCGCCGGTGA
- a CDS encoding LVIVD repeat-containing protein: protein MAGVLAGVVPLVLGLLATPSLADTPGSEHPEDHGAGVVAAQAVARDVIKSKNIKHTAHLPKQAPFDNVDAVGTDIAFKGRHAFVGNYDGLVVYDIAKPDKPKIVAQVVCPGGQGDVSISGNLLFVSTDYPRTNNTCQSEETTAADPNGWEGMKVFDVSNPARPRYVSAIATDCGSHTHTLVPDKANKAVYLYISSYAPKPEFPNCQPPHDKISIVKVPLDHPAEPVLLDAPVVFPDGGNPGQPGGIRETSGCHDITVFPSKDLAAGACMGDGVLFDISDREKPRVINQVRDDQNFAFWHSATFNNDGTKVVFTDELGGGSAATCDAPTGPKRGANGIYDIVGSGAESKLEFRSYYKIPRHQAGTENCVAHNGSLIPVPGEDIMVQAWYQGGVSVWEFTDSARPKEIAFFDRTPFDPGKLQTAGSWSAYYYNGRVFSSGIQEGLDVLDIRDPRTDPAKRVRFEEFNPQTQPVYAD from the coding sequence GTGGCGGGTGTTCTCGCCGGTGTGGTTCCCCTGGTCCTCGGTCTGCTCGCGACACCGTCGCTGGCCGACACCCCCGGTAGCGAGCATCCGGAGGACCACGGCGCGGGCGTGGTCGCGGCGCAGGCCGTGGCACGCGACGTGATCAAGAGCAAGAACATCAAGCACACCGCGCACCTGCCCAAGCAGGCGCCGTTCGACAACGTCGACGCCGTCGGCACCGACATCGCCTTCAAGGGCAGGCACGCCTTCGTCGGCAACTACGACGGGCTCGTCGTCTACGACATCGCCAAGCCGGACAAGCCGAAGATCGTCGCGCAGGTCGTCTGCCCCGGCGGCCAGGGCGACGTCTCGATCAGCGGGAACCTGCTGTTCGTCTCGACCGACTACCCGCGCACCAACAACACCTGCCAGAGCGAGGAGACCACCGCCGCCGACCCCAACGGGTGGGAGGGCATGAAGGTCTTCGATGTGAGCAACCCGGCCAGGCCGCGCTACGTCTCGGCCATCGCCACCGACTGCGGTTCGCACACCCACACCCTGGTGCCCGACAAGGCGAACAAGGCGGTGTACCTCTACATCTCCTCCTACGCGCCCAAGCCGGAGTTCCCGAACTGCCAGCCTCCGCACGACAAGATCTCGATCGTCAAGGTGCCGCTGGACCACCCGGCCGAACCGGTGCTGCTCGACGCTCCGGTGGTGTTCCCGGACGGCGGCAACCCCGGTCAGCCGGGCGGCATCCGGGAGACCTCGGGCTGCCACGACATCACCGTGTTCCCGTCCAAGGACCTCGCGGCGGGCGCGTGCATGGGCGACGGCGTGCTGTTCGACATCTCCGACCGGGAGAAGCCCCGCGTCATCAACCAGGTCCGCGACGACCAGAACTTCGCGTTCTGGCACTCGGCGACGTTCAACAACGACGGCACCAAGGTCGTGTTCACCGACGAGCTCGGCGGTGGCAGCGCGGCGACCTGCGACGCCCCGACCGGCCCGAAGCGCGGCGCCAACGGCATCTACGACATCGTCGGCTCGGGCGCGGAGTCCAAGCTGGAGTTCCGCAGCTACTACAAGATCCCGCGCCACCAGGCCGGCACGGAGAACTGCGTGGCGCACAACGGCTCCCTGATCCCGGTCCCGGGCGAGGACATCATGGTGCAGGCCTGGTACCAGGGCGGCGTCTCGGTGTGGGAGTTCACCGACTCGGCGCGGCCGAAGGAGATCGCCTTCTTCGACCGCACCCCGTTCGACCCGGGCAAGCTGCAGACGGCCGGGTCGTGGTCGGCGTACTACTACAACGGCCGCGTCTTCTCCAGCGGTATCCAGGAGGGCCTGGACGTGCTGGACATCAGGGACCCGCGGACCGACCCCGCCAAGCGGGTGCGCTTCGAGGAGTTCAACCCGCAGACCCAGCCCGTGTACGCGGACTGA
- the meaB gene encoding methylmalonyl Co-A mutase-associated GTPase MeaB: MPREIDVQDYAKGVLGGSRAKLAQAITLVESTRAQHRAKAQELLVELLPHSGGAHRVGITGVPGVGKSTFIESLGTMLTAQGHRVAVLAVDPSSTRSGGSILGDKTRMPKLAADSAAFVRPSPSAGTLGGVARATRETIVLMEAAGFDVVLVETVGVGQSEVTVAGMVDCFLLLTLARTGDQLQGIKKGVLELADLVAVNKADGPHEGEARKAARELRGALRLLTPVSASWRPPVVTCSGLTGAGLDTLWEQIEQHRATLTETGELAEKRSRQQVDWTWALVRDQLMSDLTRHPAVRRIVGEVESDVRAGELTAGIAAERLLEAFRER; this comes from the coding sequence ATGCCGCGCGAGATCGACGTCCAGGACTACGCCAAGGGCGTGCTCGGCGGCTCACGCGCCAAGCTGGCGCAGGCGATCACGCTGGTGGAGTCGACCAGGGCCCAGCACCGCGCGAAAGCCCAGGAACTGCTCGTCGAGCTGCTGCCGCACAGCGGCGGAGCGCACCGGGTGGGCATCACCGGCGTACCCGGCGTCGGGAAATCGACGTTCATCGAGTCGTTGGGAACGATGCTGACCGCGCAGGGGCACCGGGTCGCGGTGCTGGCGGTCGACCCGTCGTCCACGCGCAGCGGCGGCAGCATCCTGGGCGACAAGACGCGGATGCCCAAGCTCGCCGCCGACTCCGCCGCGTTCGTGCGGCCCTCCCCCTCCGCGGGCACGCTCGGCGGCGTCGCGCGCGCGACCCGCGAGACGATCGTGCTGATGGAAGCGGCCGGATTCGACGTCGTGCTCGTGGAAACGGTGGGCGTCGGCCAGTCCGAGGTCACCGTGGCGGGCATGGTCGACTGCTTCCTGCTGCTCACCCTGGCCCGCACCGGCGACCAGTTGCAGGGCATCAAGAAAGGCGTGCTGGAGCTGGCCGACCTGGTCGCGGTGAACAAGGCCGACGGACCGCACGAAGGCGAGGCCCGCAAGGCGGCCCGCGAGCTGCGCGGCGCGCTGCGGCTGCTCACCCCGGTCAGCGCGTCGTGGAGACCCCCGGTGGTGACTTGCAGCGGCCTGACCGGAGCGGGCCTGGACACCCTCTGGGAGCAGATCGAGCAGCACCGCGCCACCCTCACCGAGACCGGCGAGCTGGCCGAGAAGCGCAGCCGCCAACAGGTCGACTGGACCTGGGCGCTGGTGCGCGACCAGCTCATGTCCGACCTGACCCGGCACCCGGCGGTGCGCCGCATCGTCGGCGAGGTCGAATCCGACGTGCGAGCCGGGGAACTGACCGCGGGCATCGCCGCCGAGCGGCTGCTCGAAGCCTTCCGGGAGCGTTGA